A stretch of DNA from Sugiyamaella lignohabitans strain CBS 10342 chromosome B, complete sequence:
gaaccagtaccagtgTAATCGTGCCCATAGTTCGAATAGGAGTAGCTCTGGGATTGAATCATAGGTGGTAGGGAAGGAGAGTTCGCACCAGTGGCGACACTGCTACGACGGCTTGAACTGGTAGCACTGATGCTATTGGAAGAACCCACACTGCTACTTGGCTGGCTAGTTGCCGAGTATTGATAACTGGGTAACTGCAGTGACGAAGAATACTGATACATATCTGGTTGAGAAATGGAAGATGGAGTGTTGGTAGACAGACGACCCGAAGCATTATGTCTCGATTGtagtggttgttgttgttgttgttgttgttgcgaaggagattgctgaacCTGCACCTTGGATTGCGGTAAAGGTGGTGGTAAGCCATTGCTGTTAGCGGATGGAGGAGCTGGTAATTGGGAGGCTGCAAACGGTCTGTAGCCTGAAATATAATTGTTGGTTGGAGATTTTCCATAAGTACTGTTCAAGCTACCatccatcatcatctggTTAACAGAATGAGGTTGCTGAGAttgctgatgaggatgtCCTGGCTGCGGTTGAAGACCCCCCAATTGATAAGCTTGCTGTCCTCTGTTGTAATAAATAGCTTGTTGTTGGTAGCCTGTGTTTTGATCGAAGCCATTCATATCCATTTCATAAGGCATATCCATAGCACGACCCATAGCGTTCATAGCTCTACCTTGTTGAGAACCGTCATGACCATTTGTGCCAGAAAATCCATACAGACCACCGGCACCAGGACCGGAGAGGCCAAATCCAGGCATACCGGTGGACATAGCTTGTTGATGAGAAACGCGATCTTGAAGTTCACGCTTACCCATGTTCATGGCTGCAAATTGACTACTAGGGTCGCTCTCTTCAGAATCCAAAGCAACTCGGAAGTGTCGGGTCTGAAGCAGTTCTTCAGAAATTTGAAGGTCCTTTAATCTGGGGTCTCTTGAAGGAACCATGAAAGCGTTATTACGAACATCATCAGGGAGGTAGTATGAAACCAAATGATAGGCTTGGTTTTGATATTGGATTGAAATAGTTTTCTTAACGAGGCCATCTTCCTTGAAGCGATAAGTGTCAGTCAGGGAACCAACAATGTGTCTATCATCAGTCTTTCCATCCATGTCTGATCTCAGCTTAACTCCCCCAGCCATTGCTGCATTGCCAGGACTGCGATATTTGTTCATCATGTCCAAATCATTGTGCATTGGAGGACGTCCAGTAGCTTGGTAATGAATACCAGTTGTTGGGTCAATAATAGAGTCACCTCTGCCATTATTTCTGGACTGTTGTTGCATCAGTGCCTCCCTGCCATACGGGTGAGGGGTATCAACTGACGTACTTTGTTTTCGACGGTTTCTCTGTTGACGAAATGTGCGCTTCTTCTCACCTGGGGAAAATGGTTTTTCTAATTGTCTGTAGATTAAGAAGTTGCCTAAAATACGAGACGGTGACCAAGCAATTCCATCTGTCCATCTCTTGATACCAGAGTTATGCTcgttgaaaatgaaaactGAACCTGACTGGATCAACTCAGCCCTTTCTCTATCGtgaggacgacgaggaaCCAGCGGTAGAACTCCGGTGATTGCAGCTTGGAATAAGAGAATAGCATCGTGGGTGTTGGCGACGTAGCCTGAGAAAGTTGGACCAATACTACTAATACTCATTGTGTATTAATATTAGCACGTCTATTATTATGGTTAATCAGTGAGACTTGgcttttggttttggttttcgGTTTAGTCTTCCTCGTAACCTTGTCGTGTAAAACTGGTATAGTCCACGACTAGTATATTAAAAACTCTACTTCTCCTAGTTGaaagagaaataataataactaGAAAGTAGAGAAGCAGGAAGTAGCAATGATAATTAGTAGCTATTCTCCACTAATGAGATTCCAAATCACAAATAGTGAATCCGTTAGGTATGAAAGATGAAGTAAACGCAAGTATAACGGAAGTATGAAGTATAAAGTGAAATGCCAAAGTATAAACACAATATACTTAATATACTCTCGACTGTTCTAATTTTATTTGGAAAAAGTCTCTCACAACAAATAAACCCGAAATGCCTCACTGGACAGAGGGACCACCTGATATTAAATTAAAGTGGGTCGAAGCTTAATTCAACAAACAGAAAAgtgttattttttattgcaCTGTGGGTCTTGCAATTTtaaaacacaaaaaacGGCTCTTCACTGTACCAAATTAACTTTTGGTTTAGATTAAAGTCAATTATGTTTCCAATTCACTGGCTAGCGTTGTGGGCGACTTAAAGTTAAGCGTTCCAAGTAAAATTAATTTGTTGGGAATTAAGCAGGGATATGGAATAATTCCTACCAGTCTCTTGTTACAACTCTACTTTATTCTTAATAGTCACACAGTAAGATTGATAGTAACTTCAATCAATGTCGCGTAAGCAAATAGTAAaagagaaaacaaaaattttaggaaaaaaaatcgaagTTTAATGGGTATCCGACCACGGAACTACCCTTTTATTTAAATCCTACTAAACCTGTCCCAGTCCACTCTCCGTCCCAGTGGATTTTATTTCAAGTCAGTACGGTCTTCCTCATCACATCAAAATTGCTTTTTTCCCTATTCCCAATGAGGTGCATTGcaatatttctttttatttctcaTTTAAAGTTTTATGTGTAGAGACGTAAATTATTTTATGCACAGAACTATCTTGCGCATTGCTCTTCCATCTAGTTACCCATTTTGCGTGCGGAAATCTGCCGAGGaatgttttctttttctctgcGGCTGCACAGGGTTTCTCCATGTCAGGCCGGCACCACCCAATCTCGATGCGAGCCGAACAGCAGACCTTGGCATCAAATTCTTACTCAGTCTGTATTCTCTGTTTATTTCTCTCATTAAACACAGggattaatattaatgtAGTACAAAACTTTCTCATGGGGGACTTAACACTAGGGTTGCCATATAAGGACAATAGCTGGACTACGCTGGAGGATGTGTTAAAATGTATATCTTAATACGTGCTGTTATAGGTTGATTAGCAATACCGCTTACCTCGAACCCTAAATTAAGGCTTGTAATGTCGCCTGCTAATCATAGAGTGCGTGCACTTCCCCTCTTTACCGTAGATTGAGGGTTCTGTCCGCGGCGGCCCACCGTAGTTACGCATCCACATATGATAACAACGCGGCGTCGACACGGGGACTAATGTAATAGATAGATGCATTAGCAGACGTAAAGATATGATGTCGGCCCGTGTAAACCAATACGAATGCATGAAGCAAACGCCGCCGCCATCGCCTGTCACACTAATGGCCGTCTCTGTCACTAATAGTTTACCCCGCTGTGCCGTCACAACTAATACATCGCCTCCTGTTTCACTACTAAAAGTGGATACCGCCGCAAAAGTCGGTATTGCGGCTTTCTGCACCAAGCTGTATTAGAAGAACACATAGAacaaatcaataaatagcgaaaagaaaaaagcaCAGTTATCTTCTAACAATACCAGTATCAGCTTGTCATGCCCAGGATTTCATTCTTATCAGTTCATCAGTTGAATGTTTAATTCAACTTGACTCTTAAGAGATCTTCCAACATTAATCTTAATATCCCGACAAGTTTAGCGGCTATTCTTAATTTACTCTAAGACTACATATCCCCTATCAGAAGTTTCTTGTTTATAGAGATTATTAAGTTCTACTTGTTTTCCATGTCGTGATAGATCGTGTCAATATGCAGGGATGGATGGGGTCAGGTCGCCTCGGCCATGAATAGCAGTGCCGTACATGGAACCACATGCTTGCATACGTGATGTATAGCATGCGCGTTTCATGTGGTCTCCCTCTCACAAATTACCATTTCTGGTAATATTCGAAACATAATCTGCATGGAATTTCTTCTAGAATGCCTAGTAATGCTCAGGAATGCGGGTGGTGAAAAGTGGTCTGATTTTAGCTACCAGCTGATCGGCGCCGAAAACCGACCGGAATGTATGGTTGCGTCGACGCAATCGGATATGCTCTTAACCGAACGGAAGGGGGGGCTCCTCTTTCAGCCAAGCCTGTCTGAGCCTAATGACGTTGCTGTTACTCCTGGCACGTTATCGGGTTCCCGTGAGCCTTGTAAGGGACTGTTGCTAACACACGGGTTGCTGCTAGTGATTTGCTTTTGGTGACGTGATTGCTTTTTTGTTCGCCTGTTCTTTTTCCTGGACATCGCAGAGATCCTCCGCTTATCTATTTTAATGTGCTGCCAAAAATACATACAAATTATCAGCCCATAAACTCGAACTTGGATATTATTATGGGCATATCtaatagatatatatatatatcattaAACAATTAAACCGCTAAGCTtgtcaataaaaaaaacaagctTAAAGCGACTAAGCAAATTTTTTTCCAAACCATAGGGACGCACCATGACAGCAAAAAATACCTCTCATGATCAAATCCAGCTTTCCGTCTAAAGTTCGGATAAGATTCATCCAGTCCTGGTGTCAGACGGTAAGTTGGAGGTCGGTTTCAGAAGTAACAAGGTGTTGGGACGGTCCCTGTTCCTGATTCAGGTTCTGATAGCTTGTTGCAAGCAGAAGTAGCACGCCTGATCGGGAAAAGCATACGGCATCACGGAAAAGCCGAAGCGCCGACCCCCCCGATGACCGTACAACTTACCTAGTCGCCCCCAGTTTCAAGTTCGGTATCCCCTACATATCTAGCCTCAGATGGTTTGCCATCAATTGGCAAACCATCTGAGCCTCTACTAACCAGCGCTTGCATATATGGTGCAGATAGGTGACCGCCTACTTAAGATATAAGGGGTAGCTGAATGATGGGCCGCAAGGTCTTGGCGCAATTGGCGCAACCATGTAAACACAAACagtaacaaaaataaaattatatGGCGGTGATGCCTTAAACACAGGCCGGGCCTGGCTGAATCTTCTCCCATGAGCTGGTCACCCAGGAAGCATGCTCTCATGGAAAATATGACAAGACCAAAGACGCGTGCTGAACTGGTCCAGTGCAGGGAACAAGTGATGTGCGGAGTATGTTTCACTAAGGATTTTCTTACTACATGCATCTGTATCAGctataatttattaaattgACTAAAGATGTTAGTGTCGTGTTAAATTAGTCTGTTGTATCCCATGTTCCCATTTTCAATCTGAGAGCTAGTTGACAACATGGACTACTCGGTTGTATTGTGAACGACAGATTTCTCGGTTTAGACTTTTGCCGATACTATAGTTCAGCCTTCAAGACGCCTTTGATACAAGGCTCTTATGTTGTAGGATTTTGCGTCGATCTGGAAGGCATCCCGAATAAGGGGATGAGTGGTGGCTCTCATTGCTTTTTGTGCAGCTGAGATCATCTCAAATTACTTTTATGATAGACCACAGCGATCACCAATGACATTATAGCCCCGCAAACTTTGGGTTCTATGCATATTTATGTGCATCTATGCGAGATCTTAAATGTCATATAAGATCGACGGCAGAATCCGCGAAATACTGGGCAGCTGTTGGTTACCCCCACTCCTTCTGTCCGTTTCAGGATGTTGAGTGCCGAACTGTCAGCATTATATTGGCGCTGGATTGACAGGATATGCTACAGTTCCGTGACCGCCGTAGACACAATTGAAATATATTCCGGCCATGTCGTGCCAGCGTGGCCGATGCCAAGGCTTGTAGGTCCTCCCTTATTTCTCAGACATTTTACTTCATCAGTACTGCTGTAATATCTGTAGAAACGGAAAGAGAGGAATCTTTGTTAAACATTTCCAAACACCAGTTCCTCTAACTCCGTTTCAGACTCCTCCCCAATGCACTCACCCTAATGTGTGGTATTAAAGTACAATCATCCCTGGGTTTTGAGTATAAATACATGTCCCGCTTTAATTCGGGTTACCTACTATGGTAAGCTACCGCCGAACGCCGATCCGCTGATAGTAAATAGAGTTTTACTACAAAATCCGAGAGCGCAGAGTGAGATAAGGCCACATGAGatgcaaaaataaaagtgaTCGCAATTTTGGCGAAATAACAAGAAATGGAAGTCAGCtctcaaaaaaatcacctGTTCGGTCCCAACTTCTGAGCCCGGAACAGGCTTAATGAACTTGCTCTTTTTATAATTAATGCTTTTTATAACACTTAGCCACGCCCCAAGTCTGGTAATTTATTATCCCGCTGATGGTCTCAACTGTTGTTTGATTCATCTACATCCACGTCGCTTCGATGCTGGCGCACCTCTTTTCACCCATTTCAACACACCGTCTTTACTCTAATACTTTATTTCGGTTGATCATATATATCAATTAACGTTACAGTATAACCTTCCTCCAACGTTGAACCAGACGGTAAACGTTAATAGAGTCGTTATGTATCAATCTACAATTCCTAGAACATATACCTTGATCCAAGTGGATGGTAATTCATAGGAAGCTTTAAGCTTATTCAAACCCAAATATTAAGTATAAGGGGTTGCTCATGGACAAGCAATAGCTATACTTGGTTCCCCCACATCCTCTTGGAACTGAGTTGATAGAACAAAAATCTTAAAGTTTATTAACATTTGACATATAACAGGAACAAAAGATGATGCAATGGTAAACCAGAGTTGTCATTAATCTAGCTTTCCagtggttggttggtggCGGTTATGATGAAGGGGTAAATATAATTCACCCGTATGACCTTGTCTCTTTTTTGCTACATAGATGAACAGAGCCACAACCAATGCACTTGATGCAAACCAATGCTGAGAGATCTTCAGACGAACAAACCATATAAAGCTGCTAACACCGGTGATAACGACCTTGGGGCGAATCTTCTGTGGAGATTCAAGAATTGCTTCCAATGTTTCGATAATAATTGATCGAGATGCTTCAATAGGTTGACCCGAAAGGTTGGTGTCCCAATATCTAGAGCCTGTCTTATCATTAATGATAACAGTTGGTTTGCCAATTCTATCTGTGGAGATGCCGTACTTTGTCCTGAGATATCGGTTCCAGAATACTGAGTCTATC
This window harbors:
- the MIT1 gene encoding Mit1p (Transcriptional regulator of pseudohyphal growth; protein with sequence similarity to S. pombe gti1+ (gluconate transport inducer 1) and C. albicans Wor1; GO_component: GO:0005737 - cytoplasm [Evidence IEA,IEA]; GO_component: GO:0005737 - cytoplasm [Evidence IDA] [PMID 14562095]; GO_component: GO:0005634 - nucleus [Evidence IEA,IEA]; GO_component: GO:0005634 - nucleus [Evidence IDA] [PMID 14562095]; GO_function: GO:0003674 - molecular_function [Evidence ND]; GO_process: GO:0008150 - biological_process [Evidence ND]), producing MSISSIGPTFSGYVANTHDAILLFQAAITGVLPLVPRRPHDRERAELIQSGSVFIFNEHNSGIKRWTDGIAWSPSRILGNFLIYRQLEKPFSPGEKKRTFRQQRNRRKQSTSVDTPHPYGREALMQQQSRNNGRGDSIIDPTTGIHYQATGRPPMHNDLDMMNKYRSPGNAAMAGGVKLRSDMDGKTDDRHIVGSLTDTYRFKEDGLVKKTISIQYQNQAYHLVSYYLPDDVRNNAFMVPSRDPRLKDLQISEELLQTRHFRVALDSEESDPSSQFAAMNMGKRELQDRVSHQQAMSTGMPGFGLSGPGAGGLYGFSGTNGHDGSQQGRAMNAMGRAMDMPYEMDMNGFDQNTGYQQQAIYYNRGQQAYQLGGLQPQPGHPHQQSQQPHSVNQMMMDGSLNSTYGKSPTNNYISGYRPFAASQLPAPPSANSNGLPPPLPQSKVQVQQSPSQQQQQQQQPLQSRHNASGRLSTNTPSSISQPDMYQYSSSLQLPSYQYSATSQPSSSVGSSNSISATSSSRRSSVATGANSPSLPPMIQSQSYSYSNYGHDYTGTGSTSTTSASDPRRLPGTPSGARPPMGAGEVDSSSGPSGINEGNTDSPHLNGPAQKLYQVPTTANQGTNATTQGSLQQGSNGYNYGYGNYTSIANW